The Vitis riparia cultivar Riparia Gloire de Montpellier isolate 1030 chromosome 3, EGFV_Vit.rip_1.0, whole genome shotgun sequence genome segment tatatttaaattataattttgactttaatttttctttttaattaaaggtgaaaataaaaaagctgTCCAAGTCGGGCCCATAagaaaattgattcaaaaataaaaaattatttttgaaattttctaacactatttaaccattatttttttaaaacaaagtcaaatagaaaacaatttttaaaagttatttttaccagctttctaaaacaaaatttaacataatttttgtttttttaaaaaaaaatcataatatttttaaaaaaaagtgtaatgaaaaatatgatatcaTTCACTTTAACTCTCCATgatctagataaaaaaaaaaaacttaaaatataatttttctttaaattacacacttttctattttttttttaatttttctaaaacttttcattaaataaataatttcaaatcaaattgtacttgataaataaaatttattattttaaaaaataatttgatccgatttaattaatactaaaaagttatataaattatttttagaaaaaaaatttcttaagcaAATTAAACAATACTTAATGCGTTGGATTCATTAAcgagtctaataatttttaaaaagaaagtacatattctattttaatttaatttttgttcgATTGTTTAGTATTTGacaagattttatttaaaatcaaatacatacaaataagaatataaggttagtatatatatatatatatataactttttagtatatatataaatagttaAACTATTGTAAAATGTTTAAGTAAAagttttttgaatgatttattttctaaaaacctaccatttatttttaataactaatTTCATGATGAGTATAAAACCAgggtttaatttattattttaaaaatattctttacactattttctataaaaaaaacttacaataaatttttatattagaaatcgctttcttattttatatatttttaattttttttattctggaaaattattaatatggattgattttttaaatttttaataattaccTAATATAATTTAGAGTAGAAAAATTAgtgaaagaatataaaaaatatacgtaaaaaggaaagaaaatattccattttactttaattttatttggttatatagtaattgacaattttttaattgaaataaaatatatataaacaagaaCATGAAGTAACTTTAAAggaaatataagataaattgaatactaaaattgttaaattatttactATAAATTAGATTCTtgcaaaatattataattgaataattttttaaaaatccaacaTTATTACCATACATAGTTTAAAAACCCtgtaaatcattttcaataccTTATTTCatgatgaatataaaaaatttaactttaatttaactttttgtttttacatattattccttacacttttttttattaaatttttatattagaaaccggttttctttatatatatatatatatatatatatatatatttaatgtttaagttttgaaaattgttaagatgaattgatttttaaaatttgcctcatattatttaaaatatcaaacttttaaagaatataaaaaaccaataaacataaatgaaagtatatatattatatgaaaattgtaatGTGTAATATCAcaagtttttttgaaaaaaaaaaaaaaaaaacatttttttttgggatgaaAGTGTTGTCTtctcataacaaaataaattcatctcttataattttatttgttccttTAATCAGTGGTATCAACCTTTTCTAGGACACGATAACTTCGTATTCAATTgtgattattttcatttccaaaGCTTGTTggcaataaaataattttattttccattactTATCTTTTCGGGACGAATCTAGGTTTTCATCTCCCAAGCTATTTTGTGTGACAAAATATTTCGTTATGAAAAGTTATCATATTGTCACAATAATTTTGATGTCATTTTGTgtgtaatttaaatattaaacaggACTTTTTGTAACATGTTAAAATTTTGTCTCCCAAAGACAAAATTATATTCATGGCCAAAATGATGTAATTCCATCTTGTAGAATTTTCTATTCCCTCATACTTGTATCAATCCTCTTTTCCTAGACAAATTCATGCAAAAcgtcttttcttcttcctctcttaTGTTATGGCTTCACACGCTTAAAAAATCTCCAAGTTCAAATACTCTCCTCCTCATGACCTCATAAGGAATCCATGCATCCATTCAAAAGTAAtcacatgcaaaaaaaaaaaaaaaaaacctaaagttAGTGCACCTGCaatgcaaaattttaaaatatatatataaataaataaataaataaaataagcttaaatttcaaactcatgaaACTAAAATCAAAATGTTAATTACACGTAATCAAACATTGAAAATGTCAATCTCATGCAAATCAAGACcgaaaatcaattttatactCATCTAATCCTAAAATCATGCGATGGGAAAACAAACAGTACTATAAATCAATCAAAGTCAAACCAAATCCTAAACTAAAATCAGAGGCTACTGCCCAATTACAGCTCAAAAGAATCACAATGGACCACCAATGAAAACTTAACAGCAGCTAAAAAATGGACACTAAGTATGTAATAATATAGCAAAGGATGACAAACTCTAGATAAAATGTGtcaagaggacaaaatggagggtgtACAATAATGGTTCACATCTCAACCTTATCTTCTCCCCTTGTCCTATTTCAATTTGAGGTTTTAAATCTTCAGTATTCACTTGAAgtcatcacttatttttgttttatttttaaaggaaaaaacaaaataacaaaaaaaaaaaaaaaaccttaagtgtgactcataaaaaaaaaaaaaaagacaagttCGTGAAAACTGAGTCTAGGTCCAAGGGTCGGGTTATCTATTGTGCAGGGACGATGACGAGTTGTAACAcctctctaagccctaaaagtcaggtctctactaataaagttAAGACAAGTGTgaaatctcggttttgatgataacgaAACAagatttagaactaatgattatattttaagtgtaattaggcaagacgatttccaaagtggcaatcacaaagacaaatcaaaccaaaaagaaatcatgaagaagaagatcacctcaaagagaagtgtttttcaagactcaagcttcataagatctctttgtaaggttgttggtacactaagattttcatgcattacattattcacttatgcaccaaaatcatccaagagttattttgttttaaatattttaaaattgaatgatttcatgttttcaactaaaaccttgtgtcaaatatttttcaaacttgtttaaaaggttttaagttgaaaaagttggttgttaaGCCAAAAACGACTCAATCGGTTGAACCGaatgaggaaccggtcgacccctaagTTCAACTGGTCAATTGTGTGAACAGTAATCAGTCGACCGCCAGTTCAACCGATCGAGGAGTgaaaaaaaccttctctctcttccagaatTGTTGTTCAATTGGATGAGGAACCGATTGACCCAcacctcaaccagttgaggtccgatcgaggtTTAACGGTCacttgccaagcattaaatgctaacgactAGTCAATCGGTcaacccccagctcgaccggtcgaacccctaATGGCttgtttggcttttttcttctataaaaatgctccaatcttcattgtttcatgagctcaaccttcccaaacctttcttaaatatatttgagcattggaagagtgtttttgagtgcaccattgttctaaaacttgcatatctttagtgcaccattcaatcataattttcttgtatcatttgagcttaaagtttttgtactaggattttgtgagataaattatttgtatatctttgagagaaagattctcaagtgtggggtatcacttgagaggttttTCAAGAGTGGgttatctcttgagaagtgtaaagggtgtttggagccaaaagtccaagagggtggattgaaACCATAACccaattgtattacttgaatgcttggtttggaagcctttaACTAAtagaacctcaagcttgggattgaagctagaggagagtggatatGGGTTGGGTTgcgtcaaaccactataaaatcttgtatttgcattctctcttccctactattttactttatatgcaattgtctttatattgttttattatatatttgcatatatttgtctcttacattcatatagtttaaatttgaaaaaagatacCATCACCttattcaccccccccccccctccccccccctcTCTAGAATGATTACCATAGGTtagattagcctaatttttatAACAACAACTATGACAATCAATAAGAAGATTAAGGGATACTGAGAAAGAGTCAAGATATACTAAAACCAAactatgtataaaaaaaataatcaaataagtaAAGGAAGGAATAAGTGTACCTGAGCAACAAGTCAAAATGTGTTTCCATGGAAAACAAGGTTAGTGAATAGTACAAGTACAAAATAGATCAAAGTCGATCAATATCAAGCATGTTTTTCAACTGAATTATTATCAGAGAAAATATTATGGATGTTGGGCCTCTACAAAGggccaatttatttttgcatgaattaattctataaattccattatttttggaatcataaaatttattcatactTATTGTAAATCGATAAAACTAAaggaaattattaaaagaaacaaaaacccTAGCCAAATCTGAAGAATATCCTTTATTGAAAGAGCtagaaaaaaatccaaagatTAATTGAGCTAAAGACGATACAAAGCATCACCTTCAAAACATACTTTCTATCAAAGTGGCTCCTAAACTCTTCATTTGATTGCATATAGTTAATGAGTTTGATGACTATCTTCAAGTCATGAGTGACCAATGATGATGtgagaaaaaaatgcaaaagagaCAACCTCATACATCGTTAGGTTCCTAACCATGATGGTATTAGCATTGCAAGCAAAACAACCATCGTTGCTATGCATGCCTACAGTATTGGTGAGGGAGAGCCCCATAAATAAAGAAGCAACATATAAGGAGTTGAGCCTCACAAGGCTAAGCCCACGGAGTGGATGTTGTCTTTTAATGTTAGATGaacaaatctaaaaataaaattaatatgttaatttatgataatttataaaggaaaatataaaatataaaattgaaatggaGGGAGATACAATTGGGCCTCTATATTTCATATGGGAGTAGTAGTCGATGTTGTAAAGAAAAAAGCTTGTGAGAattagttaagaaaaaaaaggataaaagggttgaaaaaatcttttcaattatcaatcaaactataaatttttaattaaagaaatgcaaaattgatggaaaaaatataatatacaacCTCAAATCagacaaaaataatataatataaaagatTTATGACTTTGGGTGCTTGATAAAGACAATTTGAAGTTGATATATACAATAGTATGTATAGATCTTCAAATAAATATCATACTTTATTTCTATAAGGGTGGTTATGTTACATGTAAGGCTATTAAGAAGTGGAAGATTAAAACAAATgcaattttcatatataaaaagaattagaaaataaGCAATACCGAAAACAACTAGTAGAAGAATAATAACACTAAGTCTTGCCTTTTAATTTCAAGATCATTGAAAGCAAACAAATTAAGAGTCATATTCAAATACTCTTAAgctttatgttttatttttgcttgaatttactgttgaaatttttatgtgtggacttacataatcaatttgataatgtcataaatcagtgttaatttaattttttgcattatgatccataatgggactggacacatattgttacttgattttttatgggttcACCCTAATTTACTTGACtgacccattaagtcaagtggtccaaatatatatatatatatatatctgtgtgtgtgtgtgtgtgtatttggAAGGTgtctcctttcttcttcttggaGAGCATGCACTGCATGCACACACACTTGGACTGAAGCTTTGGGAGaaaagggaagagctcattgaacCCTAATTCTCGTACCACCACGGACTTGGAGCAGCTTCTTGGATACCAGTGGAGGAAGAAATGGCTTTCCATAGTATAAACCAAGGTAACCGGTTCATTTTTTGTCGTTcaatgcatgcttaaatgttTACATGTGATCCTATTCTATTTCAATTCTCTTCATTTACATCTCATTGATTTTTatactattaattttttaattatatttatattggttttttataaACCAAATAAAGTCTTTATGGACATATGATTatacttttgatatttttttcaatcattaacAGTTTGATAATCTAACTATTCAATTGGATAAAGGAATTATAATGTTGTCCtcttaaaatattagaaacttgTTAATTTCCTATTATTGCttcatatttcttctttttgccTTATATGGTATTATTTGattgtttatttaattcattGCCAACAAATTTCTCCATATATTGATAGGCAATCCATGTGAagttattgataaaatttaaaatgacaaTGAACTTATTTATTTGCATAGAATTTGATcaaatttgatcaattttttcaattcttttatcTTATTGGTTATAAAGACATTAACATATgatcaaatatttaaacttCAAACCAATGAATTAACATCATTCATACACATCACCTATGTGTAGATCACATGTGACAAATTACTAGTGATTAAAAAagagtggaaaaaaattttgttctttaagaaaattcatgaaaaaattttagattttataattaaattttctcaagaaaacttcaaaaaatgattaacATACGTTTAacgaatatttttaaaaatggttttctatttctaaaattaaaaaaaaaaaaaaaaacatatggagcttattttaaacttcaaacaatttttagaaatttattaggaaaataaaatgaattttttagaacaaatttcatATGTTTTCACTTGCCTTTGTAGATCATTTTGGGAATtaagaagtatatatatatatacttctttaaaaaacttaagaaaaatttaaaaaataaaataaaatagttgagattttgtttaaaaagaaaaaaaaaatgatattttgtttgaaaaatatgattaaaaatgttgaaaagagtggaaaaaattatattagaattTTCTTGTTTGAAAAGTGggttgaaatttcaaatttgtgttAAAAATGATGCTGAAATAGGTTTTTTCTAAGAGAAAGTAGGTGACAGGAGTAAATTTGGGATTTAAGGATGATTCTGGCGTCTTCCTCTTCCATCACACCTCTCCACGTTACGCGGCCTCTTCTATTCCCTCCACTCGGCGATTCGGTCCCCAACTCGGCTGACACTCAGTCCATTCTCTACTATGGCTTCTTCATCATTTACTCTTTCTCGTCCTCCTAATCCTCCTCCTCTCCCTCCTAAACTCCACACTGCCCGTCCTCATCTGAACGTCATCTTCCGTTTCCACTCCTTCTCGAACCTTCCTCGTCTTCGATCTTCCCGAAGAATCTCACATTTTCTCAGgtactttctttttccttatctGTATGCGTTTTCAAATGAAATTCATGATTaggttttggattttgattcaGGAGGGTGATCATTTGGTGGATGATCCTCGAAATTGGACTCGTAATCGCAGCGTTGTTGCTGGAGAGTATGGGGACGATGAGGACGAGGacgatgaagatgatgatgaagaggaagatcGGAGTTTGGATCTTTTGGTTAGGTTTGTTCAGAATGTGTTCAAGAAGATCTCTAAGAGGGCCAGGAAGGCCGTACGGTCTGTTCTTCCCGTTCCAATCTCTACCAAATTGGTTCGTTCCAGTAATTCTTCTCATTTTGTGATTTGTTGAAGACGAGCGTTAAACATAAACTGACGGATTTTTAGTATATATCGCTAAGTGATTAGAACTAGGGAATCAGGGATTAGCGATTGTATTGAAGGTTTACAATTTGAACTCAAGAGAAAAACTTAGCTAGCTTGATATGTAGAAATTGGTCTTATGGAATTTGTggattgaaattaaaatttcttgCTTGAACTTGTAAGATTTTCGAAGTTGGATTAATGTTTGATCTCAAAAAAATCTCAGTTTGCAGAGATATAATACTTGAACTCGAAAATCTTTTCAGCTCCCATAGGGTGGATACTTGAACTCAAGATTTTTCAAGTTGGTTTCATACTTGAATTTGGAAATGTTTCAAATTTTGGTTCAAGTTTTCAGCCTGTCAGCATTGTGATTTTTGGTTCAAATTCTGTAAGCAGCTTTTATTTTCAGTTTCTTTTAATGTCTCTCCACTGTGATAAACAGTAATTTTTGTCTGCAATGTGCATTAGTGACATTCTGGGGAtgaaacattttatgaaatacaAAATTCTATCCTAAATTCCTTAGATCTAGCCAAAGAGGATTTTACAGTgacttcttttcatttttattattctagTTAGGCAAGGTACATAggaattgcattttttttcattattagaTATGTATTAGTCAGTTGGTCGTATCTCAATTTAAAGATCTTGGATATTTAGATTTAGACATTGTAGCTTTTCAATATATGTAAATTTAGACATTTGCATCATCTTTCTTGTTAGGAAATGACCTCTGAAAATGGGGAGGTCAATAAGaaagttaaatgaatttaaaccctggggtggggggggggggttgaGAGGAGCGCAGGGCTTGGTTCATTGGGTTAGGAAGTAAGGTGGAGTGGGGTTAGTCTGGGTCTAGGATTGAATATGTTGGAAGGGTTTGAATGTTAGGGAACTTTGGAGAATATAATCACTTTTTGCATAGTGTCTTCATCTCTTCACATTCAATATATTGGATAcatctatttataggcttcttaaTGGAGTTCCAGCAAATACAAATTACAATCACTTCTTGGGTCATGAATATATCAAACCTCTTGTCCAAGAAAATCCCTGTTATATTATGTTCTTTCTACTGAACAATATCTTTGACCATCTTATTTATCTGTTCTTTGATCAACATAGGTGGGGTTTTCTGTTGATGGGGTCCTAATGCTGGCATTTTTATGGGTTTTGAAGGCATTCCTTGAGGTAATatgttgttttctttaaatGCACGCATATATAATTCATTGGATCTATAGTCAGAATATCAGTTTTAATATCATTCTATGTGAATTGAGATACATTGCTCTTTTCTGGCTCTGTCCTTGGCCCTTGGTCATATTAATTATTTGTGGCAGCCCTACTCTTAGTTTATACCTAAATAATTTCCATTTGCCATTGTTAATGCTTTCACTGGGAGCTCAAAAACCTCACCAGTCCTGGAACAATTGATTAGACCAGCTCCCTCTGTTATATTAGATTTGGGGCTATTAGGTGCCAAGCTACTTGCAAACATCTATATTCAGTACTTTGAATTCACAAGCTGTCTCTACTTTTTTTTGAACTATTATATTTGCCCTTTTTACCTTTTCCAATAACTAAACTAATTCATGTGGGGAGATAGCAGTAGGTACTTTCTCAAGTTTCACTTTGATGAGCTTACAAGTGATggtgttgaaaatttttctgcAAGGTTTGGGATCTCATGACCCCTATAGTGTTTTCCTTTCTCGGTGGTTTGCTTTCTTAAATATTTAACATTGAATGTGCAGGGTGTGAGTTTCTCTCTTTTGACATCCAGATACCATTGCCTCAAATGCAACCAAGCCACTTTCTAGGTGTGATGTTAGAGTTGGAAGTAAGGTCATTAGGGGTCTTTGATAGGTTTCCACATGCAATTGTTTGGTGTTATTAGAAGAAAAGGTAATGGGAAAATTTGAGAAGATAGAAATGATGATGACAAAGTCAAGCTGTAGAGAGTCCTTCATCTGGGGCTTTTGGAGTCAGGACCTCTTTTATAGATTTTGAAGATACCTCTTggttgtgttttttgttttttccaagTATCCTTACACGTAGATTAGCTTTTCTTTATCCTCTTTTTTCATTGTGTTTCATTCATTGAGAAAGTAATCCAATAAAAGTTCCAAAGAGAAAATGGTGTGCAATCCTACTAAACATGGAGTATACATGACCAAGTTTGAGAAAGGAAAACATTCTATAATCAAACCCCCATGTTACAAGTACCAAACCTTTAGTCCAACGATATAAAGAACTTAAAACTTTGTGTTTTAACTTGGTAATATGAGCTCTAGTTCTTAAAAAGTTCTTTGATTTCTATATACCCATAAATTCCTCATCACACCAAGTTGGGCAACTTTTCACACTATAATTCCTCTTCTCACTAAGCTTCCTTGCCATCCTTCCAGTAGCTCCTGAATCAAGTTTAACATCATTTCCAATCTTGTACCTTTTCCAATTTCAAAGCTATCTTAGTGACTTTTTTTGGTTCAAGTCCagtataaaaaatggaatagtTCTATGCCTAGTGTAATTGCATCATGATTACTAACTGGAGCCTTTTCAAGGTAATAATTTCCCTGTGCCTCCATTCCACTTCCAGTCCGCCTAACGGTGGgcttaaaatataaatgagaaGTAAAGAATGTTAGAATACAACTAAAAGATTTTGTGTTACTACTGAGCTCTCTAGTTAGGGACTGCTTGTCTTATTCTTCAGctcttcttattcttctttgtGTTACTTATGAGCTCTCAAGTTAGGGACAGCAAGGCATTTTACTATTATTCTTagttctcttcttcttcttgttgaaAGGCATTTTACTATTATTTCTAGTGCAGATTTTTGCTTATGCAGTGGATAATGTTAGTAAGCAGCATTGGTTTTTGTATTCACCTGCAAGAATGGatctaattgcatataattcaATGTGTCTTGGTCAAATATTTACCCAGACCTGTTACAGAAAATTAGGTTAAGTGCCCTCCCATTACTCGGGATTTAGATCATTCTTTTGCATCAGtcagaaaaatgaattttcgaACCGTTCAAATGAGGCTTAAGGAGATAGCTTACCTTAATAGATGAGGTGGCAAGAGTGGCTGGAGTGAGGGGAGAGTATATCAAACTGAGAGAGGGGGAATGGATTGAGAGGCAATGAGAACCAGGGCTAGGAGAACTTGGCCCAAGGTGATGCCATTTGGGCTCTATATGTAGAGATATAATTGGTGAGAATTGGCAGGGCTGCATGGACAGAGCTGATAGCAGCCCCTGCAGATTTGATGAATGTGGAACTGAGAGCTTCGGGCTCCACTTGATATATCATATCCAAATGTGCATTTACAGTATGTTTGATGCTGAGGCTGACTCTTGTCCTTGGGAGAGCGTCAAGCTGGTCTCACCCTTGGAACAGTTGAGTGTCCTCTCTCCAAGAGGTTGAGGCAAACAAAGAAATATAGAGGGATGATGCCTCATTGTTCTTCTCTCTTAACTGCTAAACCAGTATCTTAAAATCATTTCAGAGCTAACAACGAAGTGAAATGCTTCAGTGCCAAGTTGTCATGTGCTTTTAAAATAGGCTAGTGTCAAGAGAGTAGGAGGTGAGCATTTCAAGATTATTGGTTCCTAGCTGATTTCTCAAATTTGAAGGCGGTACTAATTGCCATTTGTCAAGTTTTGAGGGGGGGCATGAGCAAAGTGTCAAACAGTAATGACTAATTTTTGCTGATGATGGATTATACCATATCAGCCTTTTTAGAGCTTATGAATCAAGTAATGTACTTGGTTTCTATGTGATATGACCGGCAATTATTTATGCAGGACTA includes the following:
- the LOC117911670 gene encoding protein SHORT HYPOCOTYL IN WHITE LIGHT 1 — protein: TPHCPSSSERHLPFPLLLEPSSSSIFPKNLTFSQEGDHLVDDPRNWTRNRSVVAGEYGDDEDEDDEDDDEEEDRSLDLLVRFVQNVFKKISKRARKAVRSVLPVPISTKLVGFSVDGVLMLAFLWVLKAFLEVICTLGSVVFVSILVIRGIWTGVSYVQENRNHTGNELGDDHRAWTGTQPAT